The Xanthocytophaga agilis DNA window TAGCATCAGATCCTGCAATATAGCGTAATTGATTTTTATCGTCTGTTGCTGCTTCATAGATAGTATTTGCAATACTTTCAGGAGTTGAAAACTGACTTACCTTTTCCGCACTATATCCTTTACTTACCTTTTCTACTAATTCCTGGTAGGCTTCATCTTGTCCCCCATCCATGGAACGTCCTGTAAATTCAGTTTGTATACCACCTGGAGCTATAATCTTTACTTTTACACCAAAGTGAGCCAGGTCATATGCCATACATTCTGAAAAGCCATCTACAGCAAATTTGGTAGCAGCATAAATCGAACAAGTTGGATACCCAATCAACCCGAACATGGAAGTTACATTGATAAAGCTTCCCGTCCTCTTTCTGCGAAAGTACGGCGTAAATGCTTTGCATACTCTGATTACACCCAAAAGGTTTGTATTGATCTGCCGGATAATCTGTCCATCATTCAATGCTTCCAATGGGCCAATCAGCCCGTACCCCGCGTTGTTAAGCACTACATCTACAGACTGTTTGGCAATTACTTGATTTACTACTTCCTGAATTTGTATGGGATCTGTTACATCCAGCTTCAGAACAGTAACATTCTCAAGCTTTGACAGTTCTGTTTCGTTTTCAGGAGTACGCATAGTAGCAATTACATTCCACCCTTTCGACTGAAATAATTTTGCAGTTTCTTTTCCTAAGCCTGTGGAAGCTCCGGTAATGAAGATAGACTTTTGCATTTTTCTGTTGGTTTATATTTCACATGCAAAAGTCGGCAGAAAGCAGAAGGCCTCTGTTGCCAAAATGAGTCAGATTGTAGCCAAAATAACGAGTTTGACTCAGGGTGGTTATTTCGAGCTTTTCATAGTGAAAAACGATTCTCCTCATGGAGCTTTAACACTTCTGTCAATACAGTATGAACTAATTTATCCGAAAAGGTTAAAATTAGCGACGATAGCCTATCACCTTAAAAAGATAGATTAACCCCGCACAAAGTAAAGAGCAAACCAGCGTAGCTACTAAAGGAAGAAAAAGACCTAAAGGAATATCTTGCCAGGGCAAAGAAGAAAAATAATATCGCCAGCCAACCCAGAATACCAACCCTATAGGGAACAATGCCACTAGTACACATAGTGTAACCAGGGATTTACCCAAAAAGTTAGCAGAAGTACTTCGTTTGGTTTCATCGGTAAAACCTAAAAAAGCCAGAATCCATAGTAAGGCAACGACTGATAAAACCAGTTGGACAAGTAGACCTAGAATTACTAAAAAATTTGACATTGTGCTGCTTAATTAACAATCCTATAATAATAGAAATTGATGCTGGAAGCAATAAACTATCTTAAAAATATCAGACAACGTTATTGGAGACTGCACAGATGAGTATATCCCCAACTAAATACACTGAAAGAATAGAGTTAAATGAAATAACCTTTTAGCTAGCGCCAATCTGCTTTTTTAACTTATCAGACAGTTCATATCGTTTCTCAGATGGAAGAAACCGCTTAGCCTGTTCATACTTACCAGCCTTACATAAGTTATGAACCTTTCTGGTCAGAGGTGTATAATCCTTGATCTCCAGTATCCATTCTCTTACAAATTCTTCTATCAGATATCGACTTATACCAACTTGAATACTACTATAATCTAATTTTTGTCCTCTCAGGCTTCTTTCCGGATCCCACTGAATATGCACCTTTGCCTGTTCAAATAACTCACGCCAGATTTGTCCATCTGAATAGACTCTCTTTTCAGGGGATGTCAATACTCCTTCTTGTAAAGCCTTTTCCCACCCAGCCCGACTTATGCGAATAGCTAATATGTGTTCCTGCCCAGACTTTTGAGCCCAGTTACTTCTTTCCATCAACCAGAGAAAGGAAGGTTTGATCCAAGTCATACGGGTGAAGGAAAACGGTGCTTCAAAAGTTTGGTTTTTGATAGCAGCAAGAGCAATCTGTTCAGGATAAGCCTGATAAACAACAATACTTTGGGAATCAAAATCTGCCCTTATTTCATATGTAGATGGCATCTCTTATTTTTTCAATAAAGTTTTGACAACATTGGCTATGGCCAATAAGATACTATCTACAATAACTCAAAGCCAGCTCACTTTATAATACTACCTACTATATGCATACCTCAATATTCTCTGAAAGTTACCTTAACATCCTCCCTCTCCATGAATCCAGATCAGAATCTCCTGTTTATCTGAGTGCCTTATAACTTTCAAGGTTCCTCTACTCAACCACACTTCATCACCTGTTTGTCTTACTGTTTTTGTCTCCTCAACAACAGTATATCCTCCTCCTTTATAAATAGAAACTTTAGCATATTTGTCATTTGTCTGTTTAAGGGAGATTTGACGTCCATTGATTCTAATAAATGCTAAACCCTGGAGGTTAGTAACGAAAACATACTTACTATTTTGGTAATCCAAAGATCCATATGTATAGTAATGCCCACATCCATCTATTTCTGCAGGGATCTTATCAAAGAAGCTTAGCTTTATTGAAGGCTGCCGACCGAATATAGTAATTACTAAAAAATACACTCCCAACGTAATATTACTTAGTTTATTCATTAACTAAACTATGTTTGTGTATAAACCCTATTCTATAATTCAGTGACTCATATATATACCTTTTAATAGAACCCTCAAACTATTTGACTACATTTTTATTTCTTATCTTTACAAGTTACCATACTCAACTTTATCTGGATTCTATGAAGAAACGTTTATTCTTTTTATCATTTCTCTTATTATCACTACTTCTTACTGTAAATACATTTGCAACTCACTTGCGTGCGGGACAAATTACAGCAGTACGGGATCCAAGCAATCTAAGTACTCCTACATATATCTTCACGCTAACTCTTTACAGAGATACACAGGGTGTTGACCAACCTGAAGCCACCATAGGCATTGTGCCTATTCTTGCCAATGGACAAAGAGGTAATAATCCTGTATTCCTTAGAGCCGATGCCAATACCCCTCGTCGGACTGTAGGGGTAAATATTGAAGAAATTACCTATACCTTCAATTATACTTTCCCAGGTTCAGGCTCCTATGTCATTTACTTCCAGGAGCAGAACAGAAACGCGGAAATTGTGAATATGAATAATTCAGTTAACACGCCTTTTTATGTAGAGACCATGCTCAATCTTGTTCCAACCATTGGGAACAATAGTACCCCTCAACTACTCAACCCTCCTATCGACAATGCAAAAGTAGGTCAAAAATTTACTCACAATCCCACTGCCTTTGATCCCGATGGCGATAGTCTCGCTTACCGAATGGTGATTCCCAGACAAAGTACTACTCTGTCAGTGAATGGCTATCAATCTCCAGAAACAGTTGGACCGCCATTGGGAATTCCAGAAGCAGGCTCTGGCTCGCCTACTTTTGTAATCAACCCTCTTACTGGAGATATCATCTGGGATGCTCCTGGTGTCTATGGTATTGGAACAAAAGGCTATGCAAATTATGGTATTGCCTTTGTAGTTGAAGAATGGCGAAAAACTGCTGTCGGTTACATCAAAATCGGAGAGATTGTCCGTGATATGCAGATTACTGTCAGAGAGCAACCCAACAAACGACCTGAACTGATTATTCCCAAAGATACCTGTATTGTCGCCGGTACAGTGCTCAAAGCCATCATTCGGGCCACCGATCCGGATCAAAATCAATCCATTCGCATTTCTTCCGAATCGGCTATTTTCTCTACTTCCACTGCCTTGTTCCCTAATCAGCCAGCCGCTACACTCGATCCACCCAACCATCCACCCAAAGTCAGAGACCAGTATCAGTATCAGGGAAATCCGGCCCAAAGCAATTTTGAGTGGAAAACCGTTTGTGAACAGGTGCGGGCTCAACCCTATGATGTGGTTTTCAAAGCAGAAGACAATGCTCCGGTTCCCAACCAGCTGACCGATACCAAAACCTGGCGTGTTACGATTGTAAACCAACCACCCACAAATGTACAAGCTCATGCAGATGGCCAATCTATAAAAATAAGTTGGGATGCTTATACATGCAGTTCAAGAGGGGTATTATATATATGGAGAAAAGAAGGTTGTGAAACGGGAGTTATTCCTGCTTATACCATAGGTGCTCCGGCAAATTATACTTTAATAGGAAGAGCAAGCTTGACGACAACCTCCTTTTTGGATGAATTGGTAAAGCCAGGAACCTCCTATCAATATCTTGTATCTAGTAGTATAGACAACCGACTTCATTCATTAAGTACAGATCCGTCCTGCACAAGTTTACTATTAAAACCAGGTACACCAACTACACAGATTACTTCACCTGCTTCGAATGATACAATAGCGCCCTCTTCATCTCTTACAATTCAGGCCAATGCCACAGATACAGACGGCAGTATTGCTAAAGTCGAGTTTTTTACTTTCAGAACCAAAATAGGGGAAGCTCTTACAGCTCCGTTTTCTATAACATGGGCTGATGTAAAGGAAGGTACTTATCCAATTTTCACGAGAGTAACAGACAATGAAGGTAATATCAATCTGTCAGATGAAATTATAGTAACTGTAAAAGATATAGTCAATGCAACAGAACCCCATATTAAAAGAAAGCTGATTACTTACCCCAATCCATTTTTGGATGAGATTTTCATTCAATACAATTATCCAATAGAAAGCATCTCGTTGATAAATCAATTGGGTGTAGAACAGCGTATTTCTTATGAGGTAGTAGGTAATCAAAGCTATTTAGTGAGAACCAATGCTTTACCAACTGGAATCTATCTCCTCAAAATTCAGGATAAG harbors:
- a CDS encoding Ig-like domain-containing protein, yielding MKKRLFFLSFLLLSLLLTVNTFATHLRAGQITAVRDPSNLSTPTYIFTLTLYRDTQGVDQPEATIGIVPILANGQRGNNPVFLRADANTPRRTVGVNIEEITYTFNYTFPGSGSYVIYFQEQNRNAEIVNMNNSVNTPFYVETMLNLVPTIGNNSTPQLLNPPIDNAKVGQKFTHNPTAFDPDGDSLAYRMVIPRQSTTLSVNGYQSPETVGPPLGIPEAGSGSPTFVINPLTGDIIWDAPGVYGIGTKGYANYGIAFVVEEWRKTAVGYIKIGEIVRDMQITVREQPNKRPELIIPKDTCIVAGTVLKAIIRATDPDQNQSIRISSESAIFSTSTALFPNQPAATLDPPNHPPKVRDQYQYQGNPAQSNFEWKTVCEQVRAQPYDVVFKAEDNAPVPNQLTDTKTWRVTIVNQPPTNVQAHADGQSIKISWDAYTCSSRGVLYIWRKEGCETGVIPAYTIGAPANYTLIGRASLTTTSFLDELVKPGTSYQYLVSSSIDNRLHSLSTDPSCTSLLLKPGTPTTQITSPASNDTIAPSSSLTIQANATDTDGSIAKVEFFTFRTKIGEALTAPFSITWADVKEGTYPIFTRVTDNEGNINLSDEIIVTVKDIVNATEPHIKRKLITYPNPFLDEIFIQYNYPIESISLINQLGVEQRISYEVVGNQSYLVRTNALPTGIYLLKIQDKNGQQLVQKIIH
- a CDS encoding DUF4291 domain-containing protein; the protein is MPSTYEIRADFDSQSIVVYQAYPEQIALAAIKNQTFEAPFSFTRMTWIKPSFLWLMERSNWAQKSGQEHILAIRISRAGWEKALQEGVLTSPEKRVYSDGQIWRELFEQAKVHIQWDPERSLRGQKLDYSSIQVGISRYLIEEFVREWILEIKDYTPLTRKVHNLCKAGKYEQAKRFLPSEKRYELSDKLKKQIGAS
- a CDS encoding SDR family oxidoreductase, translated to MQKSIFITGASTGLGKETAKLFQSKGWNVIATMRTPENETELSKLENVTVLKLDVTDPIQIQEVVNQVIAKQSVDVVLNNAGYGLIGPLEALNDGQIIRQINTNLLGVIRVCKAFTPYFRRKRTGSFINVTSMFGLIGYPTCSIYAATKFAVDGFSECMAYDLAHFGVKVKIIAPGGIQTEFTGRSMDGGQDEAYQELVEKVSKGYSAEKVSQFSTPESIANTIYEAATDDKNQLRYIAGSDAIALYEERLAMGAEAQYRKIQTMFM